The following are encoded in a window of Mycoplasmopsis bovis PG45 genomic DNA:
- the trpS gene encoding tryptophan--tRNA ligase yields MIKRLISGIKPTGDLTLGNYIGAIKNFVKLQDEYESYYFVADLHSLTMGDNNADELEKRRKEIVASYLACGLDPNKCTIFYQSDIYEHTLVQWLLTCESTMGELSRMTQYKDKSQGALKQANGTEKIPVGLFMYPTLMASDILIYDADFVPIGEDQVQHLELTRMLAERINKKYQLDLKIPTGIIPKEGARIKSLSDPTAKMSKSEKTSKGTIYLNDDPEVAYKKIMKSVTDSENKVYISNDKPGILNLLNIYAALTNITLVEAEAQFKDSNYVEFKTAVATVVKNELIKIQAKYEEAYKIVDSVTKSGAQKAKEICAPITKKILSKFGFK; encoded by the coding sequence ATGATTAAGAGACTAATAAGTGGAATTAAGCCAACAGGTGATCTTACGCTAGGAAATTATATCGGTGCAATTAAAAATTTTGTCAAATTGCAAGATGAATATGAATCATATTATTTTGTAGCAGACTTGCACTCACTAACAATGGGCGATAATAATGCAGATGAGTTAGAAAAAAGAAGAAAGGAAATAGTTGCATCATATTTAGCTTGCGGTCTAGATCCTAATAAGTGCACAATTTTTTACCAATCAGACATTTATGAGCATACATTAGTTCAATGGCTTTTAACTTGTGAATCAACAATGGGCGAATTAAGTAGAATGACTCAATATAAGGACAAGAGTCAAGGAGCTCTTAAACAAGCTAATGGTACTGAAAAAATACCAGTAGGTTTATTTATGTACCCTACCTTAATGGCTTCTGATATTTTAATTTATGATGCTGACTTTGTGCCTATCGGCGAAGATCAAGTTCAGCACTTAGAATTAACTAGAATGCTAGCAGAAAGAATAAATAAAAAGTATCAATTAGACCTTAAAATTCCAACAGGAATTATTCCTAAAGAAGGTGCTAGAATTAAGTCTTTATCAGATCCTACAGCTAAAATGTCAAAAAGCGAAAAAACATCAAAAGGCACGATTTACTTAAACGACGATCCTGAAGTAGCTTATAAAAAAATTATGAAGTCAGTTACCGATTCAGAAAATAAGGTTTATATTTCCAATGATAAACCTGGAATATTGAACTTATTAAATATTTATGCGGCTTTAACTAACATTACACTTGTTGAAGCTGAAGCTCAGTTCAAAGACTCAAATTATGTTGAATTTAAAACTGCAGTAGCAACTGTTGTAAAAAATGAATTAATAAAAATTCAAGCAAAATACGAAGAGGCTTATAAAATAGTCGATTCAGTTACAAAATCAGGAGCACAAAAAGCAAAAGAAATTTGTGCTCCAATAACAAAAAAAATACTTTCAAAATTTGGATTCAAATAG
- the thrS gene encoding threonine--tRNA ligase, producing MKIEANKPLNHTTSHLLGAAVEMLYPNVKLGFGPATDEGFYYDFDFAEPLSENELGKIEKLMKKLASRNLVTIKISEDEYDFANKPYKKELYDELKSQNKEITFYALQDPLNKEIVFKDLCAGNHIESTKNIKNFKLLSIAGAYWRGDSKNKQLTRIYGTSWETKDELDKYLALLSDRKERDHRKIGKDMKIFTFSPLAGQGFPIWLENGMYIHNEIKNLVLKLDKKYGFTEVLTPHFGAELLYKTSGHLAHYKDDMFKPLLVENETLIPRPMTCPHHIIVYNTEKHSYRDLPIRYSEQSQLYRYEKSGALTGLERVRGMLLTEGHLFVRYDQIASEVKRMYKQIKEILSIFNIEISYISLSLRDLNNKDKYFNNDSIWNKAEVMLEKALNDMKVKYKKVEGEAAFYGPKIDIQIDTALGHEITVSTIQLDFLQPEKFDLSYIDKNNKEVRPIMIHRGLIGTYERFVAILLEQTKGNLPFWIAPKQATIIPVNLSENLKYAKKVAKKLLNSDFRVKIDDSDERLNKKIRNAQVSKSKFQLILGSNEMNSNTVSYREYGKEETTTVSINDFIKLLKKLRNNYE from the coding sequence ATGAAAATTGAAGCTAATAAACCATTAAATCATACAACTAGCCATCTTTTAGGGGCAGCAGTTGAAATGTTATATCCTAATGTTAAATTAGGTTTTGGACCTGCTACTGATGAAGGATTCTATTATGACTTTGATTTCGCTGAACCATTAAGCGAAAATGAATTAGGCAAAATTGAAAAACTAATGAAAAAGTTAGCAAGCAGAAATTTAGTAACTATTAAAATTAGTGAAGATGAATATGATTTTGCCAATAAACCCTATAAAAAAGAGTTATATGACGAATTAAAGTCTCAAAACAAAGAAATAACTTTTTATGCATTGCAAGATCCTCTTAATAAAGAAATAGTATTTAAGGACTTATGTGCTGGTAATCATATTGAAAGCACAAAAAATATTAAAAACTTTAAATTACTAAGCATAGCTGGAGCATACTGAAGAGGTGATAGTAAAAATAAACAGCTTACTAGAATTTACGGAACATCATGAGAAACAAAAGATGAATTAGATAAATATTTAGCTCTGCTATCTGATAGAAAAGAAAGAGACCACCGTAAAATTGGTAAAGATATGAAAATCTTTACTTTTAGCCCATTAGCTGGTCAAGGATTTCCAATATGATTAGAAAATGGAATGTATATTCATAATGAAATAAAAAATTTAGTGCTTAAATTAGACAAAAAATATGGCTTTACTGAAGTTTTAACCCCACATTTTGGGGCAGAATTACTTTATAAAACTAGTGGCCATTTAGCGCATTATAAAGATGATATGTTTAAACCTTTATTGGTTGAAAATGAAACATTAATCCCTAGACCAATGACTTGTCCACATCACATAATTGTTTATAACACTGAAAAACACTCGTACAGAGACTTGCCAATAAGATATAGCGAACAGTCTCAGTTGTATCGTTATGAAAAATCTGGCGCTCTTACAGGCTTAGAAAGAGTTAGGGGTATGCTTTTAACCGAAGGGCACTTGTTTGTTAGATATGACCAAATTGCTTCTGAAGTTAAAAGAATGTACAAGCAAATAAAAGAAATATTATCTATTTTTAATATAGAAATTAGCTATATTTCACTTTCATTAAGAGATTTAAACAACAAAGATAAGTATTTTAATAACGATTCAATTTGAAACAAAGCCGAAGTAATGCTTGAAAAAGCTTTGAACGATATGAAGGTAAAGTACAAAAAAGTTGAAGGTGAAGCAGCATTTTATGGTCCTAAAATTGATATTCAAATCGATACAGCTTTAGGTCATGAAATTACTGTATCTACTATACAATTAGACTTTTTACAACCTGAAAAATTTGACTTAAGTTACATTGATAAAAATAATAAAGAAGTAAGACCAATTATGATTCATAGAGGCCTTATTGGCACATATGAAAGATTTGTTGCTATATTACTAGAGCAAACAAAAGGTAACTTGCCATTTTGAATAGCTCCTAAGCAAGCAACAATAATTCCTGTTAACTTATCAGAAAACTTAAAATATGCTAAGAAAGTTGCTAAAAAGCTTTTAAATAGTGACTTTAGAGTAAAAATTGATGATTCAGACGAAAGATTGAATAAAAAAATTAGAAATGCGCAAGTTTCTAAGTCAAAATTCCAGCTTATTCTGGGTTCAAATGAAATGAACTCAAATACGGTTTCATATCGTGAATATGGAAAAGAAGAAACTACAACAGTTTCTATAAATGACTTTATAAAATTGCTTAAGAAATTAAGAAATAATTATGAATAA
- a CDS encoding MAG3450 family membrane protein produces MNKSKKSTKANRLISYSPLLTVLFVTLFIIIPMSVVWILVAPEFGNVKISKTLWIILSPVLILTLSIVINIVFVLTKLLNIRSFNFSIPFGIIFSLIIWLCLEQMPFWIKYIIAPIAGILVAIVTNIAVGKIEDKILSKNKQKSKI; encoded by the coding sequence ATGAATAAGTCGAAAAAATCAACTAAAGCTAATAGGCTTATTTCATATAGTCCACTACTAACTGTTTTATTTGTTACACTTTTTATAATTATTCCTATGTCGGTTGTGTGGATACTAGTTGCACCTGAATTTGGCAATGTTAAAATATCAAAGACTTTGTGAATAATACTTAGTCCTGTTTTAATTTTGACTTTATCAATAGTAATTAATATTGTGTTTGTGTTAACAAAACTTTTAAATATTAGAAGCTTTAATTTTTCAATTCCTTTTGGAATAATATTTTCATTAATTATATGATTGTGTTTAGAACAAATGCCATTTTGAATAAAGTATATAATTGCTCCAATAGCTGGAATATTAGTTGCAATAGTAACTAATATTGCCGTAGGCAAAATAGAAGATAAAATTCTAAGCAAAAATAAACAAAAGAGCAAGATATAA
- a CDS encoding variable surface lipoprotein has protein sequence MKHKLLLSLGTVLTATFSFPLIATKCDGSNKKEEKKKVEEPAKQAEGAGTGHKTTSASGTSNSNGASSNSANAQKTNEKEIKETSDSHKKDGEKVSDNQEVAYKDIDFDLSKVKIIISKKDIKDEDLIPPKKGNNKQVFFDTRNGATKLSGKFKRKLPWKGIKIGTVTGLPDGYSIAGVENPIHKTRKGEIKASGFVNVEKEGDKLKIKFRFFKYNKGASPTVSTKVYEAIIS, from the coding sequence ATGAAACACAAACTATTGTTAAGTTTAGGAACTGTATTAACTGCTACTTTTTCATTTCCTTTAATTGCTACTAAATGTGATGGCAGTAACAAGAAGGAAGAAAAGAAAAAAGTTGAAGAACCTGCAAAACAAGCTGAAGGAGCTGGAACAGGTCATAAAACAACCTCTGCAAGTGGAACTTCTAATTCTAATGGCGCAAGTTCTAATAGTGCTAATGCACAAAAAACAAATGAAAAAGAAATAAAAGAAACTTCTGATTCGCATAAAAAAGATGGAGAAAAGGTTTCGGATAATCAAGAAGTAGCTTACAAGGATATTGATTTTGATCTTTCTAAGGTTAAAATCATAATTAGTAAAAAAGACATCAAAGATGAAGACTTAATTCCGCCTAAAAAAGGCAATAATAAGCAAGTTTTCTTTGATACTCGTAATGGAGCTACAAAGTTAAGCGGAAAGTTCAAGAGAAAATTACCTTGAAAAGGCATTAAAATAGGAACAGTTACTGGTCTACCAGATGGATATTCAATTGCTGGTGTTGAAAATCCGATACACAAAACCAGAAAAGGCGAAATTAAAGCTAGTGGATTTGTCAACGTTGAAAAAGAAGGAGACAAACTAAAAATTAAGTTTAGATTCTTTAAGTACAACAAAGGTGCAAGCCCAACAGTTTCAACAAAGGTTTACGAAGCAATTATTTCTTAG
- a CDS encoding F0F1 ATP synthase subunit A: MNTVKSAGESNIFSDWINGGYADWNQKQLLSLIVVVLICLIFSLYVFIKIKKYAKEDKAPSGIILAMEGYVNYIDNVYDDNTDRKIPKARFYVFGLATFLLLGNLLGLIGLEPVTTSYSIALTFGLMSWLGIYVTGLIYQKWRFFARYKNPIEIIGQFSPLISISFRIFGNIIGGSIIMVMIYSLFGYIWTKMIPNSPPLPLLAVIFTPVLHLYFDVFSAFIQALVFCSLTTIWWAQEAEIEEKNVKIDEKSNYFSSNQIKVKQLNVAQNIY, translated from the coding sequence ATGAATACAGTCAAAAGTGCAGGCGAATCTAATATCTTTAGTGATTGAATTAATGGCGGATATGCTGACTGAAATCAAAAGCAACTTCTATCATTGATTGTTGTTGTGTTAATTTGCTTAATTTTCTCTTTATATGTGTTTATAAAAATTAAAAAATATGCAAAAGAAGACAAAGCCCCTAGTGGCATTATTTTGGCAATGGAAGGCTATGTAAATTACATTGATAATGTTTATGATGATAATACTGATAGAAAAATTCCTAAAGCAAGATTTTATGTTTTTGGTTTAGCAACCTTTTTATTGCTTGGAAACTTGCTAGGCTTAATTGGGTTGGAACCTGTTACAACTTCTTATTCAATTGCATTAACTTTTGGACTAATGTCATGATTAGGGATTTATGTAACAGGCTTGATTTATCAAAAATGAAGATTTTTTGCTAGGTACAAAAATCCAATTGAGATAATAGGCCAGTTTTCGCCGCTAATCTCAATTAGTTTCCGTATCTTTGGAAACATTATTGGTGGAAGCATAATTATGGTTATGATTTACTCACTTTTTGGATACATTTGAACTAAAATGATTCCAAATTCACCACCACTACCGCTTTTAGCAGTGATTTTCACACCTGTATTACATCTTTATTTTGATGTTTTTAGTGCCTTCATTCAAGCATTAGTATTTTGCTCACTTACCACTATTTGATGAGCACAAGAAGCTGAAATAGAAGAAAAAAATGTAAAAATTGATGAAAAAAGTAATTATTTTTCATCTAATCAAATAAAAGTTAAGCAACTTAATGTTGCTCAAAATATATATTAA
- the atpE gene encoding ATP synthase F0 subunit C encodes MEKGLIAIGIGISMISGLGVGLGQGLAAGKAAEAVGRNPEAASKIRTMMLVGQAVSESAAIYALVISILLMFAFN; translated from the coding sequence ATGGAAAAAGGATTAATTGCAATAGGTATTGGCATTAGTATGATTTCTGGTCTAGGTGTTGGTCTTGGTCAAGGTCTTGCTGCTGGTAAGGCAGCTGAAGCAGTTGGAAGAAATCCTGAAGCAGCAAGCAAGATTAGAACAATGATGCTTGTTGGTCAAGCGGTTTCTGAATCTGCTGCTATTTATGCATTAGTTATATCAATTCTATTAATGTTTGCTTTTAATTAA
- the atpF gene encoding F0F1 ATP synthase subunit B — protein sequence MNLIYNLSLNANMLLSSQNNGGIKEELKDKFRALFPTWPMFLATIIAFVLVVVILWFLLHKPIKKAMKERHDYIQKNIDEAKLTNDISKQKLNEANKRLAEAYSEADELIKNAKIHGENVIEEYVHKARNESKRIIDKAHTEIESERQKMIDDSKSNIAKAAIEISKKIMQKEVTKESQDEVINNFLKDN from the coding sequence ATGAACTTAATTTATAACTTATCACTTAATGCCAATATGCTTTTAAGCAGTCAAAATAATGGTGGAATTAAAGAAGAACTAAAGGATAAATTTAGAGCACTTTTCCCAACTTGACCTATGTTTTTGGCTACTATAATTGCATTTGTTTTAGTTGTTGTAATTTTATGATTCTTGCTTCATAAGCCTATAAAAAAAGCAATGAAGGAACGTCATGACTATATACAAAAAAATATTGATGAAGCTAAATTAACCAATGATATTTCTAAGCAAAAATTAAATGAAGCTAATAAAAGGTTAGCTGAAGCTTATTCTGAAGCAGATGAATTAATCAAAAATGCCAAAATTCATGGCGAAAATGTAATTGAAGAATATGTTCATAAAGCTAGAAATGAATCAAAGAGAATAATAGATAAAGCTCATACTGAAATTGAATCAGAAAGACAAAAAATGATTGATGATTCTAAATCAAACATTGCTAAGGCAGCTATTGAAATTTCAAAAAAAATTATGCAAAAAGAAGTTACAAAAGAGTCACAAGATGAAGTGATTAACAACTTCTTAAAGGATAATTAG
- the atpH gene encoding ATP synthase F1 subunit delta yields MYIKANADSYALALYDLHKEEDSVSSTYENILSFYELLCNDRAISSFFNSSKIAVEKKCELANEIVQYDEKLKTFANFLKLLIAKNNSSLLQQALSIYIHIVEDDLNIIRAKLISAFEIDNELKIKIIQKLEQKYNKKIVLNTYIDKSLIFGFKIVIGNDIIEHNAKADLEKISSLINDKNGGLNG; encoded by the coding sequence ATGTATATTAAAGCTAATGCCGATAGTTATGCTTTGGCACTATATGACTTACATAAAGAAGAAGATAGTGTAAGTAGCACATATGAGAATATACTTAGTTTCTATGAACTTTTGTGTAATGATAGGGCAATCTCTTCATTTTTTAACAGCAGTAAGATTGCTGTAGAAAAAAAGTGTGAATTAGCCAATGAAATAGTTCAATACGATGAAAAATTAAAAACTTTTGCAAACTTTTTAAAGCTTTTAATAGCTAAAAACAATTCGTCGCTGTTGCAACAAGCTCTATCAATATATATACATATTGTTGAAGATGACTTAAATATAATAAGAGCAAAATTAATTTCTGCTTTTGAAATTGACAATGAATTAAAAATTAAAATTATTCAAAAACTAGAACAAAAATACAATAAAAAAATTGTGCTCAATACTTATATAGACAAGAGCTTAATTTTTGGATTTAAAATAGTGATTGGAAATGACATAATTGAGCATAATGCTAAAGCTGATTTAGAAAAAATTTCATCATTAATTAACGATAAAAATGGAGGCTTAAATGGCTAA
- the atpA gene encoding F0F1 ATP synthase subunit alpha — MANKSTDISAIIKDRIRRFDSKIDYSEIGYIVTIGDGIALINGLDNAKNGEIVKFKDNITGLVLNLEEEVVGVAIFGNANALSEGDLCTRTGEVISVPVGNQLTGRVINAIGEPIDGKGPLNNTKRREIFKVAPGVMSRVEVNEPLETGIIAIDSMIPIGKGQRELIIGDRQTGKTSIAIDTIINQKDKNVKCIYVAIGQKNSTVAQITKKLQDAGAMDYTTVIVSGASELAPQQYIAPYSGTAIAEEWMSEGKDCLIIYDDLSKHAIAYRTLSLLLRRPPGREAYPGDVFYLHSQLLERAAKVNSSYGGGSITALPIIETQQGDISAYIPTNVISITDGQIFTRENLFHSGQRPAVDVGFSVSRVGSSAQTKAMKEVSSSLKLELAQYNEMQAFAQFGSDLDDSTIAILKHGLKVYELLKQEQYYPIDHFSQTAILLGIKEKIINPLPVSQLRRYRDEVIKYMTKDLDGLSIVAAIKQNKNALNSEIKNAITTQLVKIVNKIIASLHDYKPEAELPMPAKYVEQNNV; from the coding sequence ATGGCTAACAAAAGCACTGATATAAGCGCAATTATCAAAGATAGAATTAGGCGTTTTGATTCAAAAATAGATTATTCAGAAATTGGATATATTGTTACTATTGGTGATGGAATTGCCTTAATTAACGGCCTAGATAATGCAAAAAATGGTGAAATAGTTAAGTTCAAAGACAATATTACTGGCTTAGTATTGAATTTAGAAGAAGAAGTAGTTGGTGTTGCTATATTTGGTAACGCTAATGCACTTAGTGAAGGTGATTTATGCACTAGAACGGGTGAAGTTATTTCAGTGCCAGTTGGTAATCAATTAACTGGAAGAGTTATAAATGCAATAGGAGAGCCTATTGATGGAAAAGGGCCACTTAATAACACTAAACGTAGGGAAATTTTTAAGGTAGCGCCTGGTGTTATGAGCAGGGTTGAAGTTAATGAGCCTTTGGAAACTGGAATAATTGCAATTGATTCAATGATTCCTATTGGTAAAGGTCAAAGAGAATTAATTATTGGTGATAGGCAAACTGGAAAAACGTCAATAGCAATTGATACTATAATTAATCAAAAAGATAAAAATGTTAAGTGCATTTATGTAGCAATTGGACAAAAAAACTCAACAGTTGCCCAAATTACTAAAAAATTACAAGATGCTGGAGCAATGGACTATACAACTGTGATTGTTTCTGGAGCTTCAGAATTAGCACCTCAACAATACATTGCTCCTTATTCAGGCACAGCAATAGCAGAAGAGTGAATGTCAGAAGGCAAAGATTGCTTAATTATTTATGATGATTTATCAAAACATGCTATTGCTTACAGAACTTTATCACTATTATTAAGACGTCCGCCCGGACGTGAAGCTTATCCTGGTGATGTTTTCTACTTACACTCTCAATTATTAGAAAGAGCTGCTAAGGTTAACTCTTCATATGGCGGTGGTTCAATTACTGCCTTACCAATAATCGAAACTCAACAAGGTGATATATCAGCTTATATTCCTACTAATGTTATTTCAATCACTGATGGTCAAATTTTTACCAGAGAAAACTTATTCCACTCAGGACAAAGACCTGCTGTTGATGTTGGTTTTAGTGTTTCTAGGGTAGGTTCTAGTGCGCAAACTAAAGCTATGAAGGAAGTTTCTAGCTCTCTTAAATTAGAACTTGCTCAATATAATGAAATGCAAGCTTTTGCCCAATTTGGCTCAGATTTAGACGATTCTACTATTGCTATTCTAAAACATGGTCTAAAAGTTTATGAACTTCTTAAACAAGAGCAATATTATCCAATAGATCATTTTTCACAAACGGCTATTTTGCTAGGGATCAAGGAAAAAATTATTAATCCACTTCCAGTTAGTCAATTAAGAAGATATCGTGATGAAGTTATCAAATATATGACTAAAGATTTAGATGGGTTGAGCATAGTTGCTGCAATAAAACAAAACAAAAATGCATTAAACAGCGAAATTAAAAATGCTATTACTACTCAATTAGTTAAAATTGTAAATAAAATAATAGCTTCCTTGCATGATTACAAACCTGAAGCTGAGCTTCCAATGCCAGCTAAGTATGTAGAACAAAATAATGTCTAG
- the atpG gene encoding ATP synthase F1 subunit gamma, with the protein MSSIQSIQSRIKTVQSIRKITHAMELVSYSKLKKAKNAFDEVEKYNLLIDQTFKKIFENISHDDLEELMKSRNNSKSKLYIIVTSNLGLAGAYNANIIKLVKETITSDDYLIIIGSYGYRALKQNYGEQIINISDILQSKRISTVVSKIIKKAFKFYRNGTVSSINFIYTKFINNLVQEETCERVFPFNEVMIREHINRKEIDFNLEFEPSAKDVLADAIPLFVDSKLHLAMATSLISEHSARRSAMENATRNSDSLITDLDMEFKRKRQAKITNEIIEIVSGADAV; encoded by the coding sequence ATGTCTAGTATTCAATCTATTCAAAGCAGAATTAAAACTGTCCAATCAATAAGAAAAATAACTCATGCAATGGAATTGGTCTCTTATTCTAAATTAAAAAAAGCAAAAAATGCCTTTGATGAAGTCGAAAAATATAACTTACTTATAGATCAAACATTTAAAAAAATTTTTGAAAACATTAGCCATGATGATTTAGAAGAGTTAATGAAGTCTAGAAACAATAGCAAAAGCAAACTTTATATTATTGTAACTAGCAATTTAGGCCTAGCCGGGGCTTATAATGCTAACATAATTAAACTTGTAAAAGAAACTATAACTAGCGATGATTATTTAATAATAATCGGATCATATGGCTATAGAGCTCTTAAGCAGAATTATGGCGAGCAAATAATTAACATTAGTGACATTTTACAAAGTAAAAGAATTAGTACTGTTGTTTCAAAAATAATCAAGAAAGCATTCAAGTTTTATAGAAATGGCACTGTAAGTTCAATTAACTTCATTTATACTAAATTCATAAATAATTTAGTTCAAGAAGAAACTTGCGAAAGAGTTTTTCCATTTAATGAAGTTATGATTCGTGAACACATCAACCGCAAAGAAATTGACTTTAATCTTGAATTTGAGCCAAGTGCAAAGGATGTTTTGGCTGATGCTATTCCGCTTTTTGTTGATTCTAAATTACATTTAGCAATGGCTACTTCACTTATTAGTGAACACTCTGCACGCAGAAGTGCAATGGAAAATGCAACTAGAAACTCAGATAGTTTAATAACTGATTTAGATATGGAATTCAAACGTAAACGTCAAGCAAAAATTACAAATGAAATAATAGAAATTGTTTCTGGTGCTGATGCAGTTTAA
- the atpD gene encoding F0F1 ATP synthase subunit beta produces the protein MKENIMINSENYNSSNKGKVVQIVGPVVDVHFPKGQLPSLLNALIINYNNNTYTLEVAQHIGDDTVRAVSMVSTSGLSRGIDVYDTGAPISVPVGNKVLGRMFDVLGNPIDLKPMPDTIKMPIHAPAPSYEEQSTESEIFETGIKVIDLLVPYVKGGKIGLFGGAGVGKTVLVQELINNIAREHGGLSVFAGVGERTREGNDLYNEMLASGVLEKTALVFGQMNEPPGARMRVALTGLTMAEYFRDKEKQDVLLFIDNIFRFTQAGSEVSALLGRMPSAVGYQPTLATEMGQLQERIASTNKGSITSVQAVYVPADDLTDPAPATTFNHLDAKTVLDRNIAALGIYPAVDPLESSSRLLDPLVIGQEHYETARRVVSILQRFKELQDIIAILGIGELSEEDKKVVARARRIRNFLSQPFFVAEKFSGKPGKYVKRDDTVRSFKEILDGKYDSYPEEFFIYVGSIDEVKANYENYLKANTTEIEKAKA, from the coding sequence ATGAAAGAAAACATAATGATTAACTCTGAAAATTACAATAGTAGCAACAAAGGCAAGGTTGTACAAATAGTAGGCCCTGTTGTGGATGTTCATTTTCCTAAAGGCCAATTGCCTTCATTATTAAACGCTTTAATAATTAATTATAATAACAATACTTATACTCTAGAAGTAGCACAGCACATTGGTGATGACACTGTTAGAGCCGTTTCAATGGTTTCAACAAGCGGATTATCACGTGGAATTGATGTTTATGACACAGGCGCACCAATTAGTGTTCCTGTTGGTAATAAAGTATTAGGTAGAATGTTTGATGTTTTAGGCAATCCTATTGACTTAAAACCTATGCCTGATACTATAAAAATGCCTATTCATGCGCCAGCTCCTTCTTATGAAGAGCAAAGCACTGAAAGCGAAATTTTTGAAACAGGAATTAAAGTTATAGATCTTTTAGTGCCTTACGTAAAAGGCGGTAAAATAGGACTTTTCGGCGGTGCTGGAGTGGGCAAAACTGTTTTAGTGCAAGAATTAATTAATAATATTGCTAGAGAACATGGCGGTCTTTCAGTTTTTGCTGGTGTTGGCGAAAGAACTAGAGAAGGTAATGACTTATACAATGAAATGTTAGCTTCAGGAGTTTTAGAAAAAACAGCATTAGTCTTTGGACAAATGAATGAGCCACCTGGTGCGCGTATGAGAGTTGCGCTAACTGGCTTAACAATGGCTGAATACTTTAGAGATAAAGAAAAGCAAGATGTTTTACTTTTTATTGATAATATATTTAGATTCACACAAGCCGGTTCCGAAGTTAGCGCACTTCTTGGTCGTATGCCTAGTGCTGTTGGCTACCAACCAACATTAGCAACAGAAATGGGTCAGTTACAAGAGAGAATTGCTTCAACTAACAAAGGATCTATAACATCAGTGCAAGCTGTTTATGTTCCAGCCGATGACTTAACAGATCCAGCGCCTGCTACTACATTTAACCACCTTGATGCTAAAACTGTTTTAGATAGAAACATTGCAGCCTTAGGAATTTATCCCGCTGTTGATCCGCTTGAGTCTTCTTCAAGATTGCTTGACCCACTTGTAATTGGCCAAGAACACTATGAAACAGCCAGAAGAGTGGTTTCTATTTTACAAAGATTTAAAGAGTTACAAGACATAATTGCAATTTTAGGTATTGGCGAACTAAGCGAAGAAGATAAAAAAGTTGTTGCTAGAGCAAGAAGAATTAGAAACTTTTTAAGTCAGCCATTCTTTGTTGCTGAAAAATTTTCAGGCAAGCCTGGTAAGTATGTAAAAAGAGATGATACTGTAAGAAGCTTTAAAGAAATCTTAGATGGTAAGTACGATTCATATCCTGAAGAGTTTTTCATATATGTAGGCTCAATTGATGAAGTTAAAGCAAACTATGAAAACTACTTAAAAGCTAATACTACTGAAATTGAAAAAGCTAAAGCTTAG
- a CDS encoding F0F1 ATP synthase subunit epsilon, translated as MQSYSNLKIVTQARTFYNGPVLSVELKTKSGGSIVLQPNRSELLTTIDICKLVIKDYPDNKEKVYSISDGIVYADKSNINIITNDIILNSDIDVKKAESDRDKAISVLSSNSDAEVISRFEIKLKKAINRINVSQNK; from the coding sequence ATGCAAAGTTATTCAAATTTAAAAATTGTCACACAAGCTAGAACCTTTTATAATGGGCCAGTGTTAAGTGTTGAGCTAAAAACCAAAAGTGGTGGGTCGATAGTTTTACAACCAAACAGAAGTGAACTATTAACAACTATTGATATCTGTAAATTAGTTATAAAAGACTATCCTGATAATAAAGAAAAAGTATACTCTATAAGTGATGGCATAGTTTATGCTGATAAATCTAACATCAACATAATTACTAATGATATTATTCTTAATAGTGACATTGACGTTAAAAAAGCCGAAAGTGATAGAGACAAAGCTATTAGTGTTTTAAGTAGCAATAGCGATGCTGAAGTTATTTCACGCTTTGAAATTAAGCTAAAAAAGGCAATTAACAGAATTAATGTTTCTCAAAATAAATAA